The genomic interval TGGTGCCGCCTTGGTCGATGCATTGACGACGACGGTGGCCCAGGTGGTGCAGGCCGCACCCGCGCCAAAGCCCGCCCCGGCGCCCGCTGTGCTTGATTACAATATCCTGCCCACCGCATCGTTCAGCGAAGGCGGACCTGATCTGAAGGACGATCGCGCCGATCTGATCTGGAGCATTCACGAAATTGGCCCCGATGGAAAAGCCGGGGTCTGGGTCAAGAACGAATACAATTCTGGCGCCAAGCTCAGCGTTGAGCCGGGCGACTACATCATGCGGGCCGAATACGGCAAGGCAAGCGTCGACCAGACCATCACCGTGGTCGAAGGCAAGCTGCTTGAGCCCCATTTCGTGCTCAATGCCGGCATCGTAACCGTCCGCGCCTTTGCGGCCGAGGGCCAGCCGGTCAATACCGACGCGCAGATCCAGATGACCTATCCGGGCGGCAGCACGTCGGGCTGGGGCGAAGAGACGTTCCGCCTGCCCGCCGGTGAGCAGACCCTGACCATCGATCTGGGCAAGGCCCATTACGAGGAGACGTTCACGCTGGCTGCCGGTGAATCGCTAACGCGAGACATCGTCGTCGGTACCGGCGTTGCGGTTGTCGACGCGGTCTATGTCGAAGGCATGGACGTGACCGACGGTGATCTCAGCATCCACATCTATGGCGCCAAAAAAGCCATCGACGGTTCGCGTGAAGAGTTCGGCTATGGCTTTGGCCCCGGCTCAAGCTACGACCTGCCAGCAGGCGATTATGTGGCCCATGTCGAGATGGATGCGGCGGTCGCCGAAGTGCCGTTCAGCGTCAAGGTCGGCGAGCGTGTCGAGGTTGTCGTTGTGCTCAATGCTGGTGTTGCCGCCTTCACCACGCCGGGTCTTGAGATCGCCCGCATCTATGGCGCCAAGCCTGGCATTGACGGCACGCGGCCCGAGTTCGGCTATGAGTTCGCGACCGAATGGCAGACGACGCTCACCGAGGGCGACTATGTGCTGGCCGCCGAGTTCAAGACCGGCGCCACCAAGGAAGTCCCGTTCTCCGTTGTTGCCGGTGAACGGGTCGAGGTGACTGCAGCCCCCGGCAGCGGCAAGGTCAAATAGACCTGTCGCAACCGCGCAAAAGCAAAGGGCCGAAGCAATGCTTCGGCCCTTACTTCATTCAGTCGTCCGGATTGGCCTTGCGCATCTGGCGCTCGATCATCCAGCCGGGATATTCGGTGGGCAGGGCGCTGACAGCGTCGAGGCGCTTGAGCTCGTCGTCGCTCAGGGTCACATCGACCGCCGCCAGATTGTCGTCGAGCTGTTCGACCGATTTGGCGCCGATGATCACCGACATCACGTGCTTTTGGTGCAGCAACCAGGCCAGCGCGATGCGGGCCACCGACACGCCCTTGGCGTCGCCGATTTCGCGCATCATGTCGATGCTGTCAAAGGCGCGGTCCTTGTTGACTGGTGGGAAGTCGAAATTGGCCCGGCGCGAGCCGTCCGGTGATGTGCCGTCGCGGTTATATTTGCCGCTCAGCAGGCCGCCGGCCAGTGGGCTCCACACCATCAGGCCAAGCTTTTCTTGGCTGATCATCGGCACGATCTCGCGTTCGAGGTCTCGCCCGGCGATGGTGTAATAGGCCTGTAGCGTTGAAAAACGGGCCCAACTGTTGTTGTCGGCCACGCCCAGCGCCTTGGAGATGCGCCAGGCAGCCCAGTTGGAGACGCCGACATAGCGGACATGGCCCTGACGGACCAGGTCTTCCAGCGCCCGCATGATTTCCTCGACCGGGGTCAGGTTGTCCTGCGCATGGATCTGGTAGAGGTCGATATAGTCGGTGTTCAGACGCTTCAGGCTGGCCTTGACGGCGTCCATGATGTGGCCACGCGAGGAGCCGCGATCATTGGGGCCGGGGCCCATCTGGCCGTTGAGTTTGGTCGCCAGCACCACATCGGTGCGCTTGCGGCCCGAATTGACGATGGCGCGGCCGGTGATTTCTTCGCTGAGGCCTTCGGAATAGACGTCGGCGGTATCAATGAAGTTGACGCCGGCATCGAGCGCGCGAGCCACGATGCTGTCGGCCACGCCCTGATCGAGCTGGCCGATTGCGGTCCAGAAACCGGCACCGCCGAATGTCATGGTGCCAAGGCAAATTTCGGAGACGAGCAAGCCCGATCCCCCAAGGGATTTGTAACGCATGGAAGCGTCCTCGATGAAATAATGACAATGCGTCGACGCCTGAAAGGGCGGGGCAAGACTTCAAATAAGGTGAAGCGCCGGGCAGGAACGGTGTGCCGACAAACAAACATTAGCACGAAACCGGTATTTCCGCGAAACGAAAACTGCTTCTGCTGGTTGAGCGCAAACAAAAAGGCCGGATCAAATGATCCGGCCTTTTCCAATTCATTGGGCTGGCGTTGGTTACGCCATGGCCTTCTGCAGGTTCTGGTCGATGGCGTCGAGGAAGCCGATGGTCGAGAGCCACTTCTGGTCTGGACCGACGAGCAGGGACAGGTCCTTGGTCATCTTGCCTTCTTCGATGGTGTCGACGGTGACCTTTTCGAGCGTCAGGGCGAACTGAGCCAGTGCTTCGTTGTCGTCCAGCTTGGCGCGGTGCGCGAGGCCACGGGTCCAGGCGAAGATCGACGCGGTCGAGTTGGTCGAGGTTTCCTTGCCCTGCTGGTGCTGGCGGTAGTGACGGGTCACGGTGCCGTGGGCAGCTTCGGACTCGACGATCTTGCCATCTGGCGTCGCCAGAACCGAAGTCATCAGGCCCAGCGAGCCAAAGCCCTGTGCCACGATGTCGGACTGCACGTCGCCGTCATAGTTCTTGCAAGCCCAGACATAGCCGCCGGACCACTTGAGGGCGGACGCGACCATGTCGTCGATCAGGCGGTGCTCGTACCAGATCTTCTTGGCTTCGAACTGTTCCTTGAATTCGCGGTCGTAGATTTCCTGGAAGATGTCCTTGAAGCGACCGTCATAGACCTTGAGGATGGTGTTCTTGGTCGAGAGGTAGCACGGCACGCCACGAGCCAGCGCGTAGTTGAAGCTCGAATAGGCGAAATCGCGGATCGAGTCGTCGAGGTTGTACATGGCCATGGCCACGCCAGCGCCCGGAGCCTGATAGACTTCGTGCTCGATGACCTTGCCATCTTCGCCGGTGAACTTGATGGTCAGTGTGCCCTTGCCGGGGAAGGTGAAGTCGGTGGCGCGGTACTGATCGCCGAAAGCATGACGGCCGACGATGATAGGCTGGGTCCAGCCGGGCACCAGGCGCGGCACGTTCTTGCAGATGATCGGCTCGCGGAAAATCACGCCGCCCAGGATGTTGCGGATGGTGCCGTTTGGCGACTTCCACATCTTCTTGAGCTTGAATTCTTCAACGCGCTGCTCATCAGGGGTGATGGTGGCGCATTTGATGCCGACGCCGTGCTTCTGGATGGCATGGGCTGCGTCCACGGTGATCTGGTCGTTGGTCGCGTCGCGGCTTTCAACCGACAGGTCGTAGTATTCGATCGGCAGATCGAGGTAGGGATGGATGAGCTTGTCCTTGATCGCCTGCCAGATGATCCGGGTCATCTCATCGCCGTCGAGATCCACCACCGGGTTGGCGACTTTGATTTTGCTCATCGTATGGGCTCCCTTGCCATTGGATATTGGCACGGGAAAAAGCCCGCGCCGCTTGGTGTGCCCCTATATCATCGGCGCAGTCGACCGCAAAGCTGCGTTACGGCATGGGGGCTTGCCGTTGACGCCGTGTATATGCACGACTATATGGCGCTCATGCAGGACGATTTCAGCCAATGCATGGTGCTCAATACGCGGATGGCGGCGCGCGCGGTAACGCGGCATGCCGACCACCGCTTGCGCCCTTTTGGCGTGACCGCCGCGCAGTTCAATATCCTGACGACGCTCAACGACCATCCCGATCGCTCAGTCACCGAAATGGCCAGCAGCATCGCCATGGAGCGCAGCACCCTGTCGCGCAATCTCGACTTGCTCGAGCGCAAGGGCCTTGTTGCCAAGCAGGCCGCCGAACACGGCAATCGCCGCATTGTGGCGCTGACCGAGGCGGGGGCCGTGCTGGTCGAAAAAATGCTGCCCGAATGGCGCAAATGGCAGGCCGAACTGCGCGACAGCCTCACCAACCCAGATTTCGCGGGCGTCATCGCTGGCTTGCAACAATTGGCCAAGCTTTAACGCGGCCATGGCTTTGCCACACACCACCTTATAACGTGCATATACACACTTGGAGACTTTCATGCTGAAGCCTGATCCCGCCGATCCCATCGTTGTCACCGGCATGGGCGTCGTTTCGCCCCTCGGCGTGGGCGTCGCCACCAATTGGGACCGCCTGATCGCTGGCCGCAGCGGCATCGTCCATAATGATCGCTTCGACACTACCGGCTACACCGCCTCCATTGCGGGCCTGGTGCCCGGCAAGGACAAGGATGCCGAGGGTTTTGACCCGCTGGTGGCGATTGACGCCAAGGACATCAAGAAGATGGACCTGTTCATCCAATACGGTCTGGTTGCAGCGGCCGAAGCCATCGCTCAGTCGGGCTGGGAGCCGGTGAGCGAAGAAGACCAGCGGGCCACCGCAACCATCATTGGTTCGGGCGTTGGCGGTTCGCCGGTCATGGCCAAGGCTGCGCAGTTGATCGCCGAAAAAGGCCCACGTCGCCTATCGCCGTTCACCGTGCCGTCCTTTCTTGCCAATCTGGCCGCCGGCTGGATTTCCATTCGCTATGGCTTCAAGGGCCCGATTGGCGCACCGGTGACCGCTTGCGCCGCCTCGGCCCAGGCCATTGGCGATGGCATGCGCATGATCATGACCGGTGAAGCCGAAGTGGCCATTGTTGGCGGTGCTGAAGGCTCAGTCGATCCGATTTCGCTGGGCGGCTTTGGCGCCGCACGCGCGCTGTCGACGGCTTACAATGACGATCCGACCAAGGCCTCGCGGCCATTTGATTCCAAGCGCGACGGTTTCGTGCTGTCCGAAGGCGCGGCCATCCTCGTCATCGAAAAGCTCAGTCACGCCAAGGCACGCGGCGCAACGCCACTGGCCATTCTGGGCGGCTACGGCACCTCGGCCGATGCTTACCACCTCACCTCTGGCTCGCCGGATGGGGCAGGCGCACAGGTCGCCATGCGTAATGCGCTGGCCATGGCTCGCGTCACGCCTGCCGAAGTCGATTACGTCAACGCCCACAGCACCTCCACCGAAGTCGGCGATGCGGCCGAGATCGCGGGTATCGGCGCCGTGTTTGCCGGTCGTGGCAAGGACCTGGCCGTCAGCGCCACCAAGTCGGCCACCGGCCACCTGCTCGGCGCTGCCGGTGCACTCGCTGCGATCATCTCCATCGAAGCGATCCGCCACGGCACGCTGCCAGCCACGCTTAATCTGGACGAGCCCGACGAAGCTGCCAATGTGTTTGACCTTGTGCCCAACACGGCCAAGCCAAAGGACATCAAGCATGTCCTCGCCAACGCCTTCGGCTTTGGCGGCGTCAACGCATCGCTGGTGTTCAGCAAGATCTAGACTTGCGACCGCTCGGCTGGGACCATCTCAGCCGAGCGCCATCATTTCGGCGGCAGTGTCGAGACGAACACCCGCGCCCGCTCGACCCATTCCTGCAGCACGTCATCGTCCTCCAGCACATCGCCGCTGACTTCGACAAAGCCGCTCATGGTCTTGCTGCCCATGTTCATCGCGCTCGCGCCGGGCAGGGACAAGATTTCCTCGTAGCCACCCTTGCCGACACGCACCAGCAGACCGCCTTCCTTGAGCGGACACACCACCATATTGCCGTCGATCATGAAGCAGCGCCCGCCGAACATCTTCTTTTCGGTGATCGACCGGTGCCGCGCCAGAAGGTCGCGCACGCGGTCGGAGAGTTCTTCCGATGCCAGGCTCATGTTTGGGCTTTCCGATAGGTGTCGTGCTGGGGCAGGTGGTCGTCTATCAGGTCCCAGGCCTGATGGCTGCGCGCAAAAATC from Devosia sp. 2618 carries:
- a CDS encoding MarR family transcriptional regulator → MHDYMALMQDDFSQCMVLNTRMAARAVTRHADHRLRPFGVTAAQFNILTTLNDHPDRSVTEMASSIAMERSTLSRNLDLLERKGLVAKQAAEHGNRRIVALTEAGAVLVEKMLPEWRKWQAELRDSLTNPDFAGVIAGLQQLAKL
- the fabF gene encoding beta-ketoacyl-ACP synthase II, coding for MLKPDPADPIVVTGMGVVSPLGVGVATNWDRLIAGRSGIVHNDRFDTTGYTASIAGLVPGKDKDAEGFDPLVAIDAKDIKKMDLFIQYGLVAAAEAIAQSGWEPVSEEDQRATATIIGSGVGGSPVMAKAAQLIAEKGPRRLSPFTVPSFLANLAAGWISIRYGFKGPIGAPVTACAASAQAIGDGMRMIMTGEAEVAIVGGAEGSVDPISLGGFGAARALSTAYNDDPTKASRPFDSKRDGFVLSEGAAILVIEKLSHAKARGATPLAILGGYGTSADAYHLTSGSPDGAGAQVAMRNALAMARVTPAEVDYVNAHSTSTEVGDAAEIAGIGAVFAGRGKDLAVSATKSATGHLLGAAGALAAIISIEAIRHGTLPATLNLDEPDEAANVFDLVPNTAKPKDIKHVLANAFGFGGVNASLVFSKI
- a CDS encoding VWA domain-containing protein — protein: MRVIRKLVLGAIVALSLALPAVAAERAIIVLDGSGSMWAQIDGKARITIARETLASVLSTLPKDLELGFMTYGHREKGNCADIEMLVEPAAGTGPAIIAAAKGINPKGMTPISDAVRLAAEDLRFTEEKATVILITDGLETCEVDPCALASDLEAQGVDFTTHVLGFGLSDEEGQKVACLAENTGGQYLSAADGAALVDALTTTVAQVVQAAPAPKPAPAPAVLDYNILPTASFSEGGPDLKDDRADLIWSIHEIGPDGKAGVWVKNEYNSGAKLSVEPGDYIMRAEYGKASVDQTITVVEGKLLEPHFVLNAGIVTVRAFAAEGQPVNTDAQIQMTYPGGSTSGWGEETFRLPAGEQTLTIDLGKAHYEETFTLAAGESLTRDIVVGTGVAVVDAVYVEGMDVTDGDLSIHIYGAKKAIDGSREEFGYGFGPGSSYDLPAGDYVAHVEMDAAVAEVPFSVKVGERVEVVVVLNAGVAAFTTPGLEIARIYGAKPGIDGTRPEFGYEFATEWQTTLTEGDYVLAAEFKTGATKEVPFSVVAGERVEVTAAPGSGKVK
- a CDS encoding NADP-dependent isocitrate dehydrogenase, translating into MSKIKVANPVVDLDGDEMTRIIWQAIKDKLIHPYLDLPIEYYDLSVESRDATNDQITVDAAHAIQKHGVGIKCATITPDEQRVEEFKLKKMWKSPNGTIRNILGGVIFREPIICKNVPRLVPGWTQPIIVGRHAFGDQYRATDFTFPGKGTLTIKFTGEDGKVIEHEVYQAPGAGVAMAMYNLDDSIRDFAYSSFNYALARGVPCYLSTKNTILKVYDGRFKDIFQEIYDREFKEQFEAKKIWYEHRLIDDMVASALKWSGGYVWACKNYDGDVQSDIVAQGFGSLGLMTSVLATPDGKIVESEAAHGTVTRHYRQHQQGKETSTNSTASIFAWTRGLAHRAKLDDNEALAQFALTLEKVTVDTIEEGKMTKDLSLLVGPDQKWLSTIGFLDAIDQNLQKAMA
- a CDS encoding TfoX/Sxy family protein, with product MSLASEELSDRVRDLLARHRSITEKKMFGGRCFMIDGNMVVCPLKEGGLLVRVGKGGYEEILSLPGASAMNMGSKTMSGFVEVSGDVLEDDDVLQEWVERARVFVSTLPPK
- a CDS encoding aldo/keto reductase encodes the protein MRYKSLGGSGLLVSEICLGTMTFGGAGFWTAIGQLDQGVADSIVARALDAGVNFIDTADVYSEGLSEEITGRAIVNSGRKRTDVVLATKLNGQMGPGPNDRGSSRGHIMDAVKASLKRLNTDYIDLYQIHAQDNLTPVEEIMRALEDLVRQGHVRYVGVSNWAAWRISKALGVADNNSWARFSTLQAYYTIAGRDLEREIVPMISQEKLGLMVWSPLAGGLLSGKYNRDGTSPDGSRRANFDFPPVNKDRAFDSIDMMREIGDAKGVSVARIALAWLLHQKHVMSVIIGAKSVEQLDDNLAAVDVTLSDDELKRLDAVSALPTEYPGWMIERQMRKANPDD